One Actinomycetota bacterium DNA segment encodes these proteins:
- the ruvC gene encoding crossover junction endodeoxyribonuclease RuvC, whose translation MKALGVDPGTATTGVAIVEERKGKLNAVYYDCIKTSAKLPISHRLNIIYKGINDIIYTYSPDCLAVEELFFSSNVKTAISVGQASGVVLLAGHQNQLDVYKYTPLQVKKAVVGVGNASKKQVQYMVKAILKIGDEKIKDDAADALAIAICHLNWKGNKELLLR comes from the coding sequence TTGAAAGCATTAGGAGTTGATCCCGGAACAGCAACAACAGGTGTGGCAATAGTGGAAGAAAGGAAGGGAAAATTAAATGCAGTCTATTATGATTGCATAAAAACTTCAGCAAAACTTCCCATTTCACATAGATTAAATATAATATATAAAGGTATAAATGATATCATTTATACCTATTCTCCCGACTGTTTAGCAGTTGAGGAGTTATTTTTTAGCAGTAATGTAAAGACAGCTATTTCTGTAGGTCAAGCAAGCGGTGTAGTTTTGCTTGCCGGGCATCAAAATCAATTAGATGTTTATAAATATACACCTTTACAAGTTAAAAAAGCAGTAGTTGGTGTTGGAAATGCTTCTAAAAAACAGGTACAATATATGGTCAAAGCCATATTAAAAATTGGTGACGAAAAAATTAAGGACGATGCTGCAGATGCTTTAGCAATCGCTATATGTCATTTAAACTGGAAAGGAAACAAAGAGTTACTCTTAAGGTGA
- the ruvA gene encoding Holliday junction branch migration protein RuvA, which produces MIGFIKGKLAIKSTEYVLVDVNGVGYQIFISSKTLLSLPKEGNEIIFYTYTYLRDDNLRLYGFLNKEDKKMFENLLQISGIGPKVALAVHSVFNSNEFKEAILNQDVDLIRTIPGVGKKTALRLILELREKLELPELEKITKVEIPDKVLVIMKEAKQALRNLGFKPSEINASLEGFPTEREEEITVEKLIRYALKSLRGY; this is translated from the coding sequence TTGATAGGATTTATTAAAGGAAAATTAGCTATTAAATCAACTGAATATGTATTAGTTGATGTAAATGGAGTAGGTTATCAGATATTTATTTCTTCAAAAACATTATTGAGTTTACCCAAGGAAGGTAATGAAATTATTTTTTATACATATACATATTTGAGAGATGATAATCTAAGGTTATACGGTTTTTTAAATAAAGAAGATAAGAAAATGTTTGAAAATCTTCTACAAATATCAGGAATTGGTCCTAAAGTAGCATTAGCAGTTCATTCCGTCTTTAACTCAAATGAGTTTAAGGAAGCTATTTTAAATCAGGATGTTGATTTAATAAGAACTATTCCAGGAGTTGGTAAGAAGACTGCTTTAAGACTTATTTTAGAATTAAGAGAAAAGCTTGAGCTACCTGAACTTGAAAAAATCACAAAAGTTGAGATACCTGATAAAGTATTAGTTATTATGAAAGAAGCTAAACAGGCATTAAGAAATCTTGGATTTAAACCATCTGAAATAAATGCATCACTGGAGGGGTTTCCAACTGAAAGAGAGGAAGAAATTACTGTAGAAAAGTTAATAAGATATGCTTTAAAAAGCTTAAGAGGATATTAA
- the ruvB gene encoding Holliday junction branch migration DNA helicase RuvB, with protein sequence MKEKVTDIKLHKYDIELDKELRPKRMKDFIGQNKIKENLAIYIEATKKRKEALDHVLLIGPPGLGKTTLAGIISNELGVNVITTSGPAIERAGDLASILTNIESNNVLFIDEIHRLNRAVEEILYPALEEFKIDIMIGKGPGARSLRLELKPFTLAGATTRAGLISSPLRTRFGITIRLDYYNVDEIEKIVRRSAKILNVEIDEKGSLEIAKRARGTPRVANRLLKRVRDYAIVKADGKINREVALDGLELLDVDEEGLDNLDVKIIKTIIYKFNGGPVGLSTLSSSIGEESETIQEVYEPYLLQQGFIQKTPRGRVATKIAYEHLNEEYKKEDQLF encoded by the coding sequence ATGAAAGAAAAAGTAACAGATATAAAACTTCATAAATATGATATTGAGTTAGATAAGGAACTTAGACCAAAAAGGATGAAAGATTTTATTGGTCAAAATAAAATTAAGGAAAATCTAGCTATTTATATTGAAGCAACTAAAAAAAGAAAAGAGGCGTTAGACCATGTTCTTTTGATTGGTCCACCAGGTCTTGGAAAAACAACTTTAGCAGGAATTATATCTAATGAGTTAGGTGTAAATGTAATAACAACTTCGGGGCCAGCTATTGAAAGAGCTGGTGATTTAGCTTCTATTCTTACAAATATTGAGTCGAATAATGTTTTGTTTATTGATGAAATACATAGATTGAATCGAGCGGTAGAAGAGATATTGTATCCAGCTTTAGAGGAATTTAAAATAGATATAATGATTGGTAAAGGACCTGGAGCACGCTCATTAAGATTAGAATTAAAACCTTTTACACTTGCTGGAGCTACAACAAGAGCAGGTCTTATTTCTTCTCCTCTTAGAACAAGGTTTGGAATAACAATTCGCTTGGATTATTATAATGTTGATGAAATAGAAAAAATAGTTAGAAGGTCTGCTAAAATATTAAATGTGGAAATAGATGAAAAAGGTTCTTTAGAGATAGCTAAAAGAGCAAGAGGTACTCCAAGAGTAGCAAATAGACTTCTAAAGAGAGTAAGGGATTATGCAATTGTTAAAGCAGATGGAAAGATAAATAGAGAAGTAGCTCTTGATGGTTTAGAATTGTTAGATGTCGATGAAGAAGGATTAGATAATCTGGATGTAAAAATAATTAAAACTATAATTTACAAATTTAATGGTGGTCCAGTCGGTTTGAGCACATTGTCAAGTTCAATTGGAGAGGAATCAGAAACAATTCAGGAAGTTTATGAACCATATCTTTTACAGCAGGGATTTATACAAAAAACACCGAGAGGTAGGGTAGCCACGAAAATTGCATATGAACATCTAAATGAGGAGTATAAGAAGGAAGACCAGCTTTTTTAA
- the queA gene encoding tRNA preQ1(34) S-adenosylmethionine ribosyltransferase-isomerase QueA, with product MKVSDYYYHLPKNLIAQEPLKERDKSKLLIMDRSKGSIEEDVFYNLTEYLGENDCLVLNNSKVIPARLFATKKDTGAKIEILLLSELKKNLWTALIKPFKRVKKGTILVYPSKISTRVSNLKSIIEEKVGEGIVKIRFFYENSYKKFEVEGMLLDRKKEIVSNKKLRIVDEKNLKKDIFSLGITPLPSYIKNPNIPLKRYQTIYAKKEGSVAAPTAGLHFTNEVFKRISKKGIKIATITLHVSLDTFRPIKVDNVENHIIHSEKFYLSEEQSKLINNVKADGGKIIAVGTTTVRALESATKDGEIKPFSGETDLFIKPNYRFKMVDGIITNFHLPCSTLFIMICAFANKKIVMNAYNLAIKKKYRFYSFGDAMLIL from the coding sequence ATGAAAGTTTCTGATTACTATTACCATCTTCCTAAGAACTTAATAGCACAAGAACCATTAAAGGAAAGAGATAAATCCAAACTTCTTATCATGGATAGAAGCAAAGGTTCTATAGAAGAGGATGTTTTCTATAATCTTACAGAATATTTAGGTGAAAATGATTGCCTTGTTTTAAACAATTCAAAGGTGATTCCTGCAAGGTTATTTGCCACAAAAAAAGATACTGGTGCAAAGATTGAAATATTGTTACTGAGTGAGCTAAAGAAAAATCTCTGGACTGCTCTAATTAAACCATTTAAAAGAGTGAAAAAAGGTACGATCTTAGTTTATCCATCTAAAATAAGTACAAGAGTGTCAAATTTAAAATCTATTATTGAAGAAAAGGTTGGAGAAGGAATAGTAAAAATAAGATTTTTTTATGAAAATTCTTATAAAAAATTTGAAGTTGAGGGAATGCTGTTAGATAGAAAAAAAGAAATTGTATCAAACAAGAAATTAAGGATAGTAGATGAGAAGAATCTTAAAAAAGATATATTTTCTTTAGGTATAACTCCGCTTCCTTCATATATTAAAAATCCAAATATACCACTTAAAAGGTATCAGACAATATATGCAAAAAAGGAGGGTTCTGTAGCTGCACCCACTGCTGGTTTACATTTTACAAATGAAGTTTTTAAAAGAATCAGTAAAAAAGGTATTAAGATTGCTACCATTACATTACATGTAAGTTTGGATACCTTTAGACCAATTAAAGTTGATAATGTTGAAAATCATATTATACACAGTGAAAAATTTTATTTATCAGAAGAACAATCAAAACTAATAAATAATGTAAAAGCAGATGGTGGGAAAATTATAGCTGTAGGAACTACTACAGTGAGAGCTTTGGAATCTGCTACCAAAGATGGAGAAATTAAACCATTTTCTGGAGAAACTGATTTATTTATTAAACCAAATTATAGATTTAAAATGGTAGATGGAATTATAACTAATTTTCATCTTCCATGTTCAACACTGTTTATAATGATCTGTGCATTTGCTAATAAGAAAATTGTAATGAATGCATATAATTTAGCAATTAAGAAAAAGTATAGGTTCTACTCATTTGGTGATGCGATGCTTATTTTATAA
- the tgt gene encoding tRNA guanosine(34) transglycosylase Tgt: MGNKKFKFKIIHEDKNSDARLGEIITPHGKINTPVFCPVGTRATVKAMTPEELRDIGVQIILGNTYHLYLRPGIDVIEKAGGLHKFMHWEGPILTDSGGYQVFSLNQTFRIVKDGVEFKSIIDGSKHFFSPQKVIELQKRMGSDIMMMLDEPVNPDSDHDYTKLAMIRTLDWARMSINSVRDYPGALFGIIQGGMYDDLRKECSKRMLELNFDGYSIGGLSIGEPKELTFELMEKTVNEIPKEKARYFMGLGDPEGIIKAVSLGVDMFDCVLATRIARNGVAITYEGKLNIKNFKYKMDFNPLIHDCNCYCCKNYSRAYIRHLYISNEILASRLLTTHNLHFMINLMKDIRRGIKDGTFSEIKRKYKNYVWNRNII; the protein is encoded by the coding sequence ATGGGAAATAAAAAATTTAAATTCAAAATAATACATGAGGATAAAAATAGTGATGCAAGGTTAGGTGAGATAATAACGCCTCATGGTAAAATTAATACTCCAGTTTTTTGCCCTGTTGGAACAAGAGCAACAGTTAAAGCTATGACCCCTGAGGAGTTAAGAGATATTGGAGTTCAAATTATTTTGGGAAATACATATCATCTATATCTTAGACCAGGAATAGATGTAATAGAGAAAGCAGGAGGATTGCATAAATTTATGCACTGGGAAGGACCAATACTTACGGATAGTGGTGGTTATCAGGTTTTTAGTTTAAATCAAACATTTAGAATTGTTAAAGATGGAGTAGAATTTAAATCAATAATTGACGGATCAAAACATTTTTTTAGCCCTCAAAAGGTTATAGAATTGCAAAAAAGAATGGGTTCAGACATAATGATGATGTTGGATGAACCAGTTAATCCCGATTCTGATCATGATTACACAAAATTAGCTATGATCAGGACATTAGATTGGGCTAGAATGTCAATAAATAGTGTTAGAGATTATCCAGGAGCTTTATTTGGTATTATTCAGGGAGGAATGTATGATGATTTGAGAAAGGAATGTTCAAAAAGAATGTTGGAGTTGAATTTTGATGGTTACTCTATAGGGGGACTTAGTATAGGCGAGCCAAAAGAATTAACATTTGAATTAATGGAAAAAACTGTAAATGAAATACCAAAAGAGAAAGCACGTTATTTTATGGGATTAGGAGACCCTGAGGGAATAATAAAAGCAGTTTCCTTGGGTGTAGATATGTTTGATTGTGTATTAGCAACAAGAATAGCAAGAAATGGGGTAGCAATTACTTATGAAGGTAAGTTGAATATAAAAAATTTTAAATATAAAATGGACTTTAACCCCCTAATACATGATTGTAATTGTTATTGTTGTAAGAATTATAGCCGTGCTTATATAAGACATCTGTATATATCAAATGAGATTTTAGCCAGTAGGTTACTAACAACTCATAATCTTCATTTTATGATTAATTTAATGAAGGATATCCGAAGAGGAATAAAGGATGGAACATTCTCAGAGATAAAAAGGAAATATAAAAATTATGTTTGGAATAGAAATATAATTTAA
- the yajC gene encoding preprotein translocase subunit YajC has translation MSIQLVDFLNKYGYYIWIAAFVAIFYFTLILPQKRRQKRHSKLLESLEVGDKVVTMGGIFGTIKKVFDNKVLITVAPNVDIEIAKNAVSRKLTK, from the coding sequence ATGAGTATACAATTGGTGGATTTTTTAAACAAGTATGGTTACTATATTTGGATTGCTGCATTTGTTGCTATTTTTTACTTTACCCTAATACTTCCTCAAAAAAGAAGACAAAAAAGACACAGTAAATTGTTGGAGAGTTTAGAAGTAGGCGACAAAGTAGTTACTATGGGAGGAATATTTGGTACCATTAAAAAAGTCTTTGATAATAAGGTATTGATAACGGTTGCTCCAAATGTTGATATTGAAATTGCCAAAAACGCAGTAAGCAGAAAGTTAACTAAATAA
- a CDS encoding HD domain-containing protein: MVDKNITIKEIKNNTIIISYIAKADKVMEAMGYTEHGHRHADLVSNIAFNILDRLGYSKREAELASIAGYLHDIGNMVNRKNHYLVGALISGDILGRMGMNPEEISLIMSAVGNHEEESGFAIDAITAALILADKSDVHRSRVRRELTEIAFDIHDRVNYAATHSFLRVNNEEKKITLEIEIDTNISQVMDYFEIFLKRMTICRKAATTLGCEFEIIINDVKLL; the protein is encoded by the coding sequence ATGGTTGATAAGAATATAACAATTAAAGAGATTAAAAACAATACTATCATAATTTCATATATAGCAAAAGCTGACAAAGTTATGGAAGCTATGGGTTATACCGAACATGGTCATCGACATGCGGACCTGGTATCAAATATAGCTTTCAATATACTTGATAGATTAGGTTATAGTAAACGAGAAGCTGAACTTGCTTCAATTGCTGGATATCTTCATGATATTGGAAATATGGTAAATAGAAAAAATCATTATTTAGTGGGTGCATTGATTTCTGGCGATATTCTTGGGAGGATGGGTATGAATCCGGAGGAAATATCGTTAATTATGAGTGCTGTGGGAAATCATGAGGAGGAATCTGGCTTTGCGATTGATGCAATCACAGCTGCATTAATACTTGCAGATAAATCTGATGTTCATAGAAGTAGGGTGAGAAGGGAGTTAACAGAAATTGCATTTGATATACATGATAGAGTAAATTATGCAGCAACCCATTCATTTCTTAGAGTGAATAATGAGGAAAAGAAAATTACACTTGAAATAGAAATTGATACAAATATTAGTCAGGTTATGGATTATTTCGAAATATTTTTGAAAAGGATGACAATATGCAGAAAAGCTGCAACAACATTAGGATGTGAATTCGAAATCATTATAAATGATGTGAAGCTTTTATAG
- a CDS encoding bifunctional (p)ppGpp synthetase/guanosine-3',5'-bis(diphosphate) 3'-pyrophosphohydrolase → MKKNVKELENLIKKVKEYNPNADHKIITKAFNLAREKHDGQLRESGDPFISHPLGVADIVADLKLDTTSIVCSILHDIIEDTDISLSYVEKEFGKIAAIIVDGLTKINKISFETVEEEQAENLRKMMIAMSEDIRIILIKLSDRLHNMRTLSALSLERQKIKAKETIDIFIPLAHRLGISQVQRELEDLSFKYLYPKKFTEIVSMVKQRQKSREDQINLTINILKDKLKSFGIAAEIIGRAKNFYSVFMKITKRRVNFEEIYDLTAVRVIVNDLKDCYGTLGIVHSLWKPIPGTFNDYIANPKFNLYQSLHTSVIGPDGKPIEIQIRTWSMHRTAEYGIAAHWKYKEKTVKEDKEFDERMSWLREMLEWQKELSDPKDFMESLKLDLFHDEVFVFTPKGDVVRLPLGSTPIDFAYHVHTDIGHRCIGAMVNNRMISLERLLKSGDIVEILTSKTAGKPSRDWLNVVRTVRAKGKIKQWFRKQEREEDKTVGKELLSKALRKQGLSLHAVDQDILLKIAQNLGFDNIDGLFTQIGARKVSYIQVSTKIINAIKKSIEPEQDRLKTEEIIQEAQEREYTSSVVVSGMNDLIVNLSHCCNPVPGDDIIGYITRGRGISVHRTDCTNIKFLSKDSERFIEVIWDLTKPSLFKVEIGIDAIDRINLLRDVTEVISNYNLNIINIAVRKKVEKDITIILTLEIGDVILLNKLLEDLKNIDSIYDSYRVVPGMER, encoded by the coding sequence ATGAAAAAAAATGTGAAAGAGCTGGAAAACTTAATAAAAAAGGTAAAAGAGTATAATCCCAATGCTGATCACAAAATAATTACAAAAGCATTTAATTTAGCAAGGGAAAAACATGATGGACAGCTAAGGGAATCTGGTGATCCTTTTATCTCACATCCATTGGGAGTAGCAGATATAGTCGCAGATTTGAAATTGGATACAACTTCTATTGTTTGCTCTATTCTTCACGACATAATAGAGGATACAGATATTTCATTATCATATGTAGAGAAAGAGTTTGGCAAAATTGCAGCGATAATAGTAGATGGCTTAACAAAGATAAATAAAATATCATTTGAGACTGTTGAAGAAGAACAAGCTGAAAACTTAAGAAAGATGATGATAGCTATGTCAGAGGATATAAGAATCATTCTTATAAAGTTGTCTGATAGGCTACATAATATGAGAACATTATCTGCACTTTCTTTAGAAAGACAAAAGATAAAAGCAAAAGAGACAATAGATATCTTTATACCACTTGCGCATCGATTGGGTATATCTCAAGTTCAAAGAGAATTAGAGGACTTATCTTTTAAATATTTATATCCAAAGAAATTCACTGAAATTGTTAGTATGGTTAAACAAAGGCAAAAGTCGAGAGAAGATCAGATAAATCTGACTATCAATATTTTAAAAGATAAATTAAAGAGTTTTGGTATTGCAGCTGAAATAATTGGTAGAGCAAAGAATTTCTATAGTGTTTTTATGAAAATTACAAAACGTAGAGTAAATTTTGAAGAAATATATGATTTAACAGCAGTTAGAGTAATTGTGAATGATTTAAAAGATTGTTATGGTACTTTGGGCATTGTTCATTCATTATGGAAACCCATTCCTGGAACCTTTAATGATTATATTGCAAATCCAAAGTTCAATCTTTATCAATCATTGCATACTTCTGTTATAGGTCCTGATGGAAAACCTATAGAGATACAAATTAGAACATGGTCAATGCATAGAACTGCGGAATATGGAATAGCAGCACACTGGAAGTATAAGGAAAAAACAGTAAAAGAGGATAAAGAGTTTGATGAGAGAATGTCATGGTTAAGAGAGATGCTTGAGTGGCAGAAGGAACTCTCAGATCCTAAGGATTTTATGGAATCGTTAAAACTTGACCTTTTTCATGATGAGGTATTTGTTTTCACTCCAAAGGGGGATGTGGTCAGACTCCCATTGGGTTCTACACCTATCGATTTTGCTTATCATGTACATACCGATATTGGTCATAGATGCATTGGAGCGATGGTTAATAATAGGATGATCTCCCTGGAAAGGCTCCTTAAAAGTGGGGATATAGTTGAAATATTGACCTCAAAAACTGCTGGTAAGCCAAGTAGAGATTGGTTAAATGTTGTAAGGACTGTTAGAGCAAAAGGAAAAATAAAACAATGGTTTAGAAAGCAAGAAAGAGAGGAGGATAAGACTGTTGGAAAAGAGCTTTTAAGTAAAGCTTTAAGGAAACAAGGGCTTTCTTTACACGCTGTTGATCAGGATATACTTTTGAAAATTGCACAAAATCTTGGCTTTGATAATATAGATGGTCTATTCACACAGATTGGAGCTAGAAAAGTTTCATACATACAGGTTTCAACAAAAATTATAAATGCTATAAAGAAATCAATTGAGCCCGAGCAGGATAGATTAAAAACTGAAGAAATTATACAGGAAGCACAGGAAAGAGAATATACAAGCTCAGTTGTTGTAAGTGGGATGAATGATTTAATTGTAAATCTTTCCCATTGTTGTAATCCCGTACCAGGTGATGATATAATCGGCTACATAACTCGAGGAAGAGGAATTAGCGTTCATAGAACAGATTGTACAAATATCAAATTTTTATCTAAAGATTCTGAGAGATTTATAGAGGTTATATGGGATTTAACTAAACCCTCACTTTTTAAAGTTGAGATAGGTATAGATGCTATAGATAGAATTAACCTTTTAAGAGATGTTACAGAAGTAATTTCAAACTATAATCTAAATATAATAAATATAGCTGTTAGAAAAAAAGTAGAAAAGGATATTACTATTATATTGACTTTGGAAATTGGAGATGTAATTTTACTTAATAAATTATTGGAGGATTTAAAAAATATTGATTCTATATACGATAGTTATAGAGTTGTTCCAGGGATGGAGAGATAA
- a CDS encoding MBL fold metallo-hydrolase, protein MHSNKKIIRSNGEIMHKLEIKKFTLGYFAVNCYIAYITDSKKALIIDPGAEPQKILDFINEKKLKVKYIINTHGHYDHIGANNEIKSVLNAPICIHTLDKELLHSPMSNLSLLTGKLYKVNADRVIEEDDEFKIDDKVFKIIHTPGHTRGSISVMVDDIIFCGDLVFKDGIGRTDLFGGSSKDLALSIKNKIFSINDEVRLYPGHGPETSIKDLKENNYMVNYILKSELSNF, encoded by the coding sequence ATGCATAGTAATAAGAAGATAATACGTAGCAATGGAGAAATAATGCATAAATTAGAGATTAAAAAATTTACTTTAGGCTATTTTGCTGTTAATTGTTATATTGCTTATATTACAGATTCAAAGAAAGCATTAATTATCGATCCTGGTGCAGAACCTCAAAAAATATTAGATTTTATTAATGAAAAAAAATTAAAAGTTAAATATATAATAAATACTCATGGTCATTATGATCATATTGGTGCAAACAATGAAATAAAATCTGTGCTTAATGCTCCAATTTGTATACACACCTTGGATAAAGAATTACTTCATAGTCCAATGAGTAATTTGTCATTATTAACTGGCAAGCTTTATAAAGTTAATGCAGATAGAGTTATTGAGGAAGATGATGAATTTAAAATAGATGATAAGGTATTTAAAATAATACATACACCAGGTCATACTCGTGGTAGTATAAGTGTTATGGTCGATGATATTATATTTTGTGGTGATTTAGTTTTTAAAGATGGAATTGGTAGAACAGATCTTTTTGGTGGATCTTCAAAGGATCTGGCTTTGTCTATTAAGAATAAAATATTTAGCATTAATGATGAGGTAAGATTATATCCAGGTCATGGTCCGGAAACTTCAATTAAAGATTTAAAAGAAAATAACTATATGGTCAATTATATTTTAAAATCAGAATTATCTAACTTTTAA
- the hisS gene encoding histidine--tRNA ligase, giving the protein MKFQTPRGTRDILSPEVEFRNYIFKKSRELFEIYGFKEIVTPTFERTEVFTKGIGEASDIVSKEMYTFKDRKGRSLTLKPEGTAPVVRSFIQNKMYGKSLPIKLYYCGQMFRYEKPQAGRGREFSQVGIEILGTSDPLADIETIALVMNLYKELGIDQTKLIINSMGCRNCRKKYLQDLNKYLEIKSKNLCEDCSFRIKKNPLRVFDCKVDQCKKILSKSPILRDYLCNECEDHFKNVLNGLESLKIKWQLDNRLVRGFDYYTKTVFEVTAPKLGAQDAICGGGRYDYLIEDYGGPLTPAVGVAIGVDRTVLVMMMMGIKPFSEKNIQVFLIALNDTAKKKAIVLLDDLRKNKIPSDMDYGNRGIKGQFKMADRLKAKYVLILGEDELRNNEVSLKEMDTGKQSIINYDDVINYLKEKIKESN; this is encoded by the coding sequence TTGAAATTTCAAACACCGAGGGGAACCAGAGATATATTATCCCCTGAAGTTGAATTTAGAAATTATATATTTAAAAAATCTCGCGAGCTTTTTGAGATTTATGGATTTAAAGAGATAGTAACTCCAACTTTTGAGCGTACAGAAGTATTTACAAAAGGGATAGGGGAAGCTAGTGATATAGTTTCAAAGGAGATGTACACATTTAAAGATAGGAAAGGTCGATCTTTGACTCTAAAACCTGAAGGAACAGCTCCAGTAGTGCGTTCATTTATACAAAATAAAATGTATGGTAAATCTCTGCCTATAAAGCTTTATTATTGTGGTCAGATGTTTAGATATGAAAAACCTCAAGCAGGGAGAGGCAGAGAATTTTCCCAAGTAGGAATAGAAATTTTAGGTACAAGTGACCCTCTTGCAGATATAGAGACTATTGCTTTAGTCATGAATCTATATAAGGAATTGGGAATTGATCAAACTAAACTTATTATAAATAGTATGGGTTGCAGGAATTGTAGAAAAAAATATTTACAAGATTTAAACAAATATTTAGAAATAAAAAGTAAAAATCTGTGCGAAGATTGTAGTTTCAGGATAAAAAAGAATCCATTAAGGGTATTTGATTGTAAGGTTGATCAATGTAAGAAAATATTATCTAAATCTCCAATTTTAAGAGATTATTTATGTAATGAATGTGAAGATCATTTTAAAAATGTATTAAATGGATTAGAAAGTCTAAAAATAAAATGGCAATTGGATAACAGATTGGTAAGAGGATTTGATTATTACACAAAAACAGTTTTTGAAGTAACTGCACCTAAATTAGGTGCACAAGATGCTATATGTGGTGGTGGAAGATATGATTATCTTATAGAGGATTATGGAGGTCCTCTAACTCCTGCTGTTGGAGTAGCAATAGGCGTTGACAGAACAGTACTTGTTATGATGATGATGGGTATAAAACCATTTTCTGAAAAGAATATACAGGTTTTTTTAATTGCTTTAAATGATACAGCTAAAAAAAAGGCAATTGTTCTTCTTGATGATTTAAGAAAAAATAAGATTCCATCTGATATGGATTATGGAAATAGAGGTATTAAAGGTCAATTCAAGATGGCAGACAGATTAAAAGCAAAATATGTATTAATTTTAGGTGAAGATGAACTAAGAAATAACGAAGTATCATTAAAGGAAATGGATACAGGAAAACAGTCTATCATAAATTATGATGATGTAATAAATTATTTAAAAGAAAAAATAAAAGAGAGTAACTAA